A genomic segment from Gilvibacter sp. SZ-19 encodes:
- a CDS encoding ABC-F family ATP-binding cassette domain-containing protein has product MLNVHNLSVSFQGEDLFSELTFKLGGGDRVGLVGKNGAGKSTLLRILAQEQEYDSGQIATDKELRIGFLKQDIDFEKGCTVKEEAQKAFVKIKELEARLEQINLQLAERTDYESESYNQLMIDLNDVQHQYELLGGYNYQGDTERILKGLGFTAADFDKLTSTFSGGWRMRVELAKLLLQDNDVLLLDEPTNHLDIESILWLEEFLKQYTGAVVIVSHDKVFLDTITNRTIEISLGRIYDYPKPYSEYLTLRNELRTQQLAAQKNQQKQIAQTEKLIEKFRAKASKATMAQSLIKKLDKIDRIEVDQDDNAVMSVRFPVSVTPGKVVLELEDVAKSYGEKRVLRPLEMLVERDSKIAFVGQNGQGKTTLAKIIVGEIAHEGKVKLGHNVQLGYFAQDQADHLDGSKTVLDTMIDAANEKNRTKVRDILGAFLFRDEAVDKYVRVLSGGERNRLALAKLLLQPFNVLIMDEPTNHLDIKSKNVLKEALANYEGTLILVSHDRDFLQGLTNKVYEFRDHKIKEYLGDIEYFLQERNLRSMREAEKRSEVAVAKTASTASKKSYEEQKQLKSLKNKLSKVESQISALEKAIKESDVALEVNYDETVKDPSFFDGYQAKKDELEQLMQRWEDLSEAIDQLN; this is encoded by the coding sequence ATGTTAAACGTACACAACTTATCGGTTTCTTTTCAGGGCGAGGATCTCTTTAGCGAACTTACCTTTAAATTGGGTGGAGGAGACCGCGTAGGTCTTGTTGGAAAAAACGGTGCTGGGAAGTCTACTTTGCTGCGGATCTTGGCCCAAGAGCAAGAATACGATTCTGGGCAGATAGCCACAGACAAGGAACTTCGCATAGGATTCTTAAAGCAAGACATCGACTTTGAAAAGGGATGTACGGTTAAAGAAGAAGCCCAGAAGGCCTTTGTGAAGATCAAAGAATTGGAGGCGCGCTTGGAGCAGATCAATCTACAATTGGCAGAGCGCACCGATTACGAGAGCGAGAGTTACAATCAGCTTATGATAGATCTCAACGACGTACAACATCAGTACGAATTGTTGGGGGGTTATAACTATCAGGGCGATACCGAACGCATTCTAAAAGGTCTTGGTTTTACTGCTGCGGATTTTGACAAGCTCACTTCCACTTTTTCTGGAGGATGGCGTATGCGTGTAGAACTCGCTAAACTGCTCTTGCAAGACAACGATGTCTTATTACTCGATGAGCCGACCAACCACTTGGATATTGAATCTATTTTATGGCTGGAAGAGTTTTTAAAACAGTATACCGGAGCCGTTGTTATTGTATCCCACGATAAGGTCTTCTTAGATACTATTACTAATCGCACCATAGAGATCTCCTTGGGCCGTATTTACGATTATCCGAAACCCTATAGCGAGTATTTAACGCTACGCAATGAGCTGCGTACCCAGCAATTGGCGGCGCAAAAGAATCAGCAGAAACAGATCGCCCAAACAGAAAAACTAATTGAAAAGTTTCGAGCTAAGGCTTCTAAAGCGACCATGGCCCAGTCACTGATCAAAAAGCTGGACAAGATAGATCGCATAGAAGTGGATCAAGACGACAATGCGGTGATGAGTGTTCGCTTTCCGGTCTCTGTTACTCCAGGTAAGGTAGTGTTAGAGTTAGAAGATGTAGCCAAGAGCTATGGCGAAAAGCGCGTATTGCGCCCTTTGGAAATGTTGGTGGAGCGCGATAGCAAGATCGCCTTTGTGGGTCAGAACGGACAAGGAAAGACCACTCTGGCCAAGATCATTGTGGGCGAGATCGCTCACGAAGGTAAGGTCAAGCTAGGACACAATGTACAACTGGGTTATTTTGCCCAGGATCAAGCCGATCATTTAGACGGATCCAAGACGGTTTTAGATACCATGATCGATGCGGCCAATGAAAAGAACAGAACCAAGGTAAGGGACATACTTGGGGCATTCCTCTTTAGAGATGAAGCTGTTGACAAATACGTGCGCGTATTGTCTGGAGGTGAACGCAATCGTTTGGCGTTGGCCAAGCTGCTTTTACAACCCTTCAATGTACTTATTATGGATGAGCCTACCAATCACTTGGACATCAAATCCAAGAATGTTCTAAAGGAGGCCCTGGCTAATTATGAAGGCACTTTGATCTTGGTCTCGCACGATCGTGATTTTTTACAAGGCCTTACCAATAAGGTTTACGAATTTAGAGATCACAAGATCAAAGAGTATTTGGGCGATATTGAGTATTTCTTGCAAGAACGCAACCTGCGTTCCATGCGAGAAGCAGAAAAGCGCAGCGAGGTCGCAGTGGCTAAGACAGCTAGTACAGCGTCCAAGAAGTCTTACGAAGAGCAAAAACAGCTCAAATCGCTTAAAAACAAGCTTAGCAAGGTGGAATCGCAGATCTCAGCTTTGGAGAAAGCCATAAAAGAGTCAGACGTCGCCTTAGAAGTGAATTACGACGAAACCGTGAAAGATCCTTCCTTTTTTGACGGATATCAAGCCAAAAAAGACGAACTTGAACAACTCATGCAACGCTGGGAAGACCTCAGCGAAGCTATAGATCAATTGAATTAA
- a CDS encoding TerC family protein, translating to MWELLTSTEAWAAFLTLVIMEIILGVDNIVFISIQTDKLPPEQQKKGRNLGLLFALFTRIVLLLSITWVMTLTTPLFNLADWFGIDGEWHERLSISGRDLILMIGGMFLMYKSIKEIHENVEGESHLATGKKKPTTFLNTVIQIGLLDIVFGLDSVITAVGMAEDVEIMIAAVVVSMIFMVFSLNFISQFVNQHPSVKILALSFLLLIGISLIAESIEQPIAKGYIYSAMAFSIFVEFLVIRAAKNKGQKRASN from the coding sequence ATGTGGGAATTATTGACCAGCACCGAAGCCTGGGCAGCCTTTTTGACCTTGGTGATCATGGAGATCATCTTAGGGGTCGATAACATTGTGTTCATTTCGATTCAAACCGATAAACTCCCGCCCGAGCAACAGAAAAAAGGGCGTAACCTCGGTTTGCTCTTCGCCTTGTTCACACGGATCGTTCTGCTGTTGTCCATCACCTGGGTAATGACTCTGACCACGCCACTATTCAATTTGGCGGATTGGTTTGGTATAGATGGTGAATGGCATGAAAGACTATCGATCTCTGGACGCGATCTTATTTTAATGATCGGTGGGATGTTTTTGATGTATAAGAGTATCAAAGAGATCCACGAGAATGTCGAAGGCGAATCCCATTTGGCCACAGGCAAGAAAAAACCAACCACCTTTTTAAACACAGTGATCCAAATTGGACTTTTGGATATAGTCTTTGGGCTCGACTCTGTGATCACCGCTGTGGGTATGGCAGAAGATGTGGAGATCATGATAGCGGCCGTTGTGGTGAGTATGATCTTTATGGTCTTTAGTCTGAACTTTATTAGCCAGTTTGTGAATCAGCATCCGAGTGTGAAGATCTTGGCCCTTTCTTTCTTACTGCTTATCGGGATCTCCCTGATTGCAGAATCCATAGAACAACCTATAGCTAAAGGGTATATCTATTCGGCCATGGCATTCTCTATTTTTGTGGAGTTCTTGGTGATTCGCGCAGCAAAGAACAAAGGGCAGAAGCGCGCTTCAAATTGA
- the gldK gene encoding gliding motility lipoprotein GldK, translating to MKKLFAIVAFAALLVSCNSTDRGELVGAKGKKWHPEKPFGMTLIPGGSFIMGKADDDIVAVNDAPTRTVTVRSFYMDETEITNAEYRQFVNWVRDSTVRLRLAILADEVGATPGDDGIGEFAFVDQENTDDMTPYEKYMYDNYFGMGDDYYAGRKINREIDIIWDTSEYPDEYYAEVMDSMYIPIEEAYNGQRTIDVSKLNFQYSYMDIQAAARDNSKRRKDFIKKDTVNVYPDTTVWIKDFNYSYNEPMHNDYFWHEAYGEYPVVGVNWKQAKAFCAWRTLYKNAYQKSRRRQYVNSFRLPGEAEWEYAARGGLESATFPWGGPYAKNDRGCFMANFKPLRGDYAADQALYTVEADAYEPNDYNLYNMAGNVSEWVASSYDPNSYDYSSTINPNVNDKNNMRKVIRGGSWKDVAYFLQVSTRDYEYADSARSYIGFRTVQDYMGTDVVLNEQFGDGR from the coding sequence ATGAAAAAGCTATTTGCAATTGTTGCATTTGCTGCTCTTTTAGTGTCCTGTAATTCGACCGATCGTGGAGAATTGGTTGGTGCTAAAGGAAAGAAATGGCACCCTGAAAAGCCATTCGGAATGACCCTTATTCCGGGAGGATCTTTCATTATGGGTAAAGCTGATGACGACATTGTTGCGGTAAACGATGCCCCGACTCGAACGGTTACCGTGCGCTCCTTTTACATGGATGAGACAGAGATTACGAACGCAGAATACAGACAATTTGTAAACTGGGTACGCGATTCTACTGTACGTCTACGTTTGGCTATTTTGGCCGATGAGGTTGGCGCAACACCGGGTGATGATGGTATTGGCGAATTCGCCTTCGTTGACCAGGAGAACACAGACGACATGACTCCTTATGAGAAGTATATGTATGACAATTACTTCGGAATGGGAGATGACTACTACGCTGGTCGCAAGATCAACAGAGAAATTGACATAATCTGGGACACTAGCGAATACCCTGACGAGTATTACGCTGAGGTAATGGATTCTATGTATATTCCTATTGAGGAGGCCTACAACGGACAACGCACTATCGATGTGAGCAAATTGAACTTCCAGTATTCTTATATGGACATTCAAGCTGCTGCTCGCGACAACAGTAAGCGCCGTAAGGACTTTATCAAAAAAGATACGGTGAATGTATATCCTGATACTACCGTATGGATCAAAGACTTTAATTACTCGTACAACGAGCCAATGCACAACGATTACTTCTGGCACGAGGCTTACGGTGAGTACCCAGTTGTGGGTGTGAACTGGAAGCAGGCCAAAGCATTCTGTGCTTGGAGAACTTTATACAAGAACGCTTATCAGAAATCGCGTCGTCGTCAGTACGTGAACAGCTTCCGCTTGCCAGGAGAGGCCGAGTGGGAATACGCTGCACGTGGTGGCTTGGAGTCTGCGACCTTCCCATGGGGTGGTCCTTACGCTAAGAACGACCGCGGATGTTTCATGGCGAACTTTAAGCCGCTTCGCGGTGATTACGCTGCCGACCAGGCATTGTACACAGTGGAGGCAGACGCTTACGAACCAAACGACTACAACCTCTACAACATGGCAGGGAACGTATCGGAATGGGTAGCATCATCTTATGACCCCAATTCTTATGACTACTCTTCTACGATCAACCCTAACGTGAATGACAAGAATAACATGCGTAAAGTGATCCGTGGTGGATCTTGGAAGGATGTTGCATACTTCCTACAAGTGAGTACCCGCGACTACGAATACGCTGATTCTGCACGTAGCTATATTGGCTTCAGAACTGTGCAGGATTATATGGGAACCGACGTCGTTCTTAACGAACAATTCGGCGACGGTCGATAA
- a CDS encoding formimidoylglutamase translates to MTDFLSPVSKAVVAHKELLPDNTLGTKMRIHSPGTAFPDLTGCEMAIIGVQENRRSADFVGRAVSFDNIRKAVYSLYPGSWHIQIADLGDIMPGESVEDTYFALRQVVLELHQQNIIPIILGGSQDLVYANYRAYDDRGAMVNMVNVDSRFDLGDADLPISNTSYIGKMVVDKPYNLFNYANIGYQTYFNSADEIDLIQRLYFEAYRLGEVAADISSVEPIMRDADIVAIDISAIKSTELTHDYGYMPNGFDGREICAIARYAGISNRVSSFGIYELEGNREAERAAMLIAQMIWYFAEGVNYRIDDGNFTNENEYLTYTVPVNEQTLRFKKSKKTGRWWIELPFISNVNNKLKRHTLLPCTYRDYEDACNQKIPERWYKARRKNEV, encoded by the coding sequence ATGACAGATTTTTTAAGTCCGGTGAGTAAGGCCGTAGTGGCCCACAAAGAGTTATTACCCGATAACACTTTGGGTACTAAGATGCGTATTCACAGTCCGGGAACTGCCTTTCCGGATCTCACGGGCTGCGAAATGGCCATCATTGGGGTGCAAGAGAACAGACGTTCTGCAGACTTTGTAGGGCGCGCAGTATCCTTTGACAACATCAGAAAAGCGGTTTACAGTCTTTATCCTGGCAGTTGGCACATCCAAATTGCCGACCTGGGAGATATCATGCCTGGGGAGAGCGTAGAGGATACCTACTTCGCTTTGCGACAAGTAGTACTCGAATTGCATCAGCAAAATATCATACCTATTATATTAGGTGGTAGTCAAGATCTGGTTTATGCCAATTACAGGGCGTACGATGATCGCGGTGCTATGGTTAATATGGTGAATGTGGATTCTCGTTTTGACCTTGGCGATGCAGACCTGCCGATAAGCAATACCTCTTATATAGGTAAGATGGTAGTAGACAAACCTTATAATTTGTTCAACTACGCCAATATTGGATATCAGACCTATTTTAACTCCGCAGACGAGATAGATCTTATTCAGCGCCTTTATTTTGAAGCTTATCGTTTGGGAGAGGTTGCTGCGGATATTTCTTCTGTAGAGCCCATTATGCGCGATGCAGATATTGTCGCTATAGATATCTCGGCCATAAAGAGTACCGAGCTTACGCACGATTACGGTTATATGCCCAATGGATTCGACGGTAGAGAGATCTGTGCCATTGCGCGTTATGCAGGAATAAGCAATCGTGTGAGTTCTTTTGGGATCTACGAGTTAGAAGGGAACCGAGAAGCCGAGCGCGCCGCTATGCTTATTGCTCAGATGATCTGGTACTTTGCAGAAGGGGTCAATTACCGCATAGACGACGGAAATTTTACAAACGAAAACGAATACCTCACATACACCGTTCCGGTGAACGAACAGACTTTGCGCTTTAAAAAGAGCAAAAAAACGGGTAGATGGTGGATAGAATTGCCATTTATTTCAAATGTTAATAATAAATTAAAAAGACATACGTTATTACCATGCACGTACCGCGATTATGAGGATGCCTGTAATCAGAAAATTCCAGAACGTTGGTACAAAGCAAGACGTAAAAACGAAGTTTAA
- the gldL gene encoding gliding motility protein GldL → MAQSKSSKKLFNMAYGLGASIVILGALFKILHWELGPLNGGVLLAVGLITEAIIFAISAFEPVDDDLDWSLVYPELAGGKSNGKKKDEKPQDAQGLLSQKLDEMLKAAKIDEGLMTSLGESIRSFEGAAKSMAPTTEAMNSTKKYSEEMALAAAQMESLNSLYKVQVESTSRQAEVNEQVVENAAQLKAQMENLTSNLSSLNGVYGGMLSAMNRN, encoded by the coding sequence ATGGCACAATCAAAATCATCTAAGAAGCTATTTAACATGGCTTACGGACTAGGAGCCTCTATCGTTATCCTAGGGGCACTATTTAAGATCCTTCACTGGGAGCTAGGACCACTTAACGGTGGTGTACTACTTGCAGTAGGACTAATTACAGAAGCAATAATCTTTGCTATCTCTGCTTTCGAACCAGTAGACGACGATCTAGACTGGTCATTGGTTTACCCAGAACTAGCTGGTGGAAAATCAAATGGAAAGAAGAAAGATGAAAAACCCCAAGACGCCCAAGGTCTACTATCACAAAAATTAGACGAAATGCTTAAAGCAGCTAAGATCGACGAAGGTCTTATGACAAGTCTAGGAGAAAGCATCCGTTCTTTTGAAGGCGCAGCTAAGAGTATGGCCCCTACTACCGAAGCTATGAATTCAACTAAGAAGTACAGTGAAGAGATGGCTTTAGCCGCTGCTCAAATGGAGTCGCTAAACTCACTTTACAAAGTACAGGTTGAATCTACCAGCCGTCAGGCAGAAGTAAACGAGCAAGTTGTAGAAAATGCAGCTCAATTGAAAGCACAAATGGAAAATTTGACTTCTAACCTTTCTTCATTGAACGGTGTATACGGAGGTATGCTTTCTGCAATGAATAGAAACTAA
- a CDS encoding DUF983 domain-containing protein, whose amino-acid sequence MLKGTKLYSILTGTCPVCQKESMYSSSKLYAPGKTLEMNERCSHCNTKYKIEPSFFYGAMYVSYGVGVAFAVATFIITYVFLGMDRLQSFLAIVAVLVLGLPVILRLSRNIWINFFFNYDKNA is encoded by the coding sequence ATGTTAAAAGGCACTAAACTCTACAGCATATTAACCGGCACTTGCCCGGTCTGTCAAAAGGAAAGCATGTATAGCAGCAGTAAGTTATACGCTCCGGGTAAGACCTTGGAAATGAACGAACGCTGCTCCCATTGCAACACCAAATACAAGATAGAACCCTCTTTCTTTTACGGAGCCATGTATGTCAGTTATGGCGTAGGCGTTGCCTTTGCAGTTGCCACCTTTATCATAACCTATGTTTTCTTAGGGATGGATCGCTTGCAGTCTTTCTTGGCAATTGTGGCTGTTTTGGTACTAGGCTTGCCTGTTATTCTGCGCTTGTCCAGAAACATCTGGATCAACTTCTTTTTCAATTACGATAAAAACGCTTAA
- the gldM gene encoding gliding motility protein GldM — MAGGKLSPRQKMINLMYLVFIAMLALNISKEVLTAFGLLNNKLEQANVAATERNNSFMASLATKATDAPEQYAALKEKADRVSVVSDEFDSFIESIKTEMKSTVEDATDYEVMDKSDFLDQKFFNADGLKDDGQAFLAAVNKYRTEMDAVIGSDYPDIKEYVDENFATDQVTDRDGVKIDWMNYNFERVPMVASLTKLTQMQADIKTTKSELLNLFLSGVQGELLSMDKYNTFMDAPKSAYYVGETFDGEILLGRTDATTVPKREELTLDGRPLQRDRDYTIDGGRIKLKIGAGGAGDHKIEGKLIYGEDGKEIEVDVNTGFATITKPNSAVISADKMNVVYRGVDNPMTVSIPGIPDNNVSASGAGLSRVSGSKYVMKPGQGREVTITASGTLPDGQRISTPATFRIKDIPRPTGTVSGEDGNGGAVRMPRSSLEIASIGAELLDFDFDLKLAVTSFSFKVSGQPTVVVNGRKLDDRAKAALRRAKRGETVQIFDIKAQIQGNSSYRLQRISPVFVELTN, encoded by the coding sequence ATGGCAGGAGGAAAACTATCTCCGCGGCAGAAGATGATTAACCTGATGTATCTGGTTTTCATCGCTATGCTCGCCCTCAACATCTCCAAGGAAGTCTTGACTGCCTTTGGACTGTTGAATAATAAATTAGAACAAGCCAATGTTGCGGCTACAGAGCGAAACAATAGCTTTATGGCAAGTCTTGCTACAAAAGCCACTGACGCTCCAGAACAGTACGCGGCATTAAAGGAAAAGGCTGATCGTGTAAGTGTAGTTTCCGATGAGTTCGACAGCTTCATCGAATCTATTAAGACAGAAATGAAGTCTACAGTTGAAGATGCGACCGATTACGAAGTGATGGACAAATCTGATTTCTTAGATCAGAAGTTCTTTAACGCAGACGGTCTTAAAGATGACGGTCAAGCTTTTTTGGCAGCGGTTAACAAGTACCGTACAGAAATGGACGCGGTGATCGGAAGTGATTACCCTGATATCAAAGAGTATGTTGATGAGAATTTTGCAACAGATCAGGTGACAGATCGTGATGGTGTAAAGATCGACTGGATGAACTACAACTTTGAGCGTGTACCTATGGTAGCGTCTTTGACCAAGCTTACACAAATGCAAGCGGACATCAAGACCACTAAGAGTGAACTATTGAACTTGTTCCTTTCTGGTGTTCAAGGTGAGTTGCTTTCCATGGATAAGTACAACACTTTTATGGATGCACCTAAGTCTGCGTACTACGTAGGAGAGACCTTTGACGGGGAGATCTTACTAGGACGCACAGATGCCACTACAGTTCCTAAGCGTGAGGAATTGACATTAGACGGTAGACCACTTCAGCGTGATAGAGACTACACCATTGACGGTGGTCGTATCAAATTGAAAATTGGTGCTGGTGGAGCTGGAGATCACAAGATCGAAGGTAAACTGATCTACGGAGAAGATGGTAAGGAAATCGAAGTTGATGTAAACACTGGTTTCGCGACCATCACTAAGCCAAACTCCGCAGTAATCTCTGCCGATAAGATGAATGTAGTATACCGCGGTGTAGATAACCCAATGACGGTTTCTATCCCTGGTATTCCAGATAACAATGTTTCTGCCTCAGGTGCCGGTCTAAGCCGCGTGTCTGGAAGCAAGTACGTGATGAAGCCTGGTCAAGGACGTGAGGTAACCATTACCGCTAGCGGTACATTGCCAGACGGACAACGTATCAGTACTCCAGCTACTTTCCGTATCAAGGACATTCCACGTCCAACAGGTACAGTGAGTGGCGAAGATGGAAACGGTGGTGCAGTGCGTATGCCGAGATCCTCTTTGGAAATTGCTTCTATTGGTGCAGAATTATTGGATTTTGACTTTGACCTGAAATTGGCAGTGACCAGCTTTAGCTTTAAGGTTTCCGGACAACCAACAGTGGTGGTTAACGGACGTAAGCTAGACGATAGAGCCAAAGCGGCCCTACGTAGAGCGAAGCGTGGTGAGACAGTTCAGATCTTTGATATCAAAGCGCAGATCCAAGGAAACTCCAGTTACAGATTACAGCGAATCTCTCCTGTATTTGTAGAGTTAACAAACTAG
- a CDS encoding FAD-binding oxidoreductase: MKTEVDYIVVGLGLAGINFVELLQKQGKSFVVFDSGENYSSWVSGGLYNPVILKRLTLSWNAAEQLDRALPVYCEIEARLGKTFDHKLPVHKKFQSYEDLNNWTIATDKPHLKPYLNPTPISNAPKGVKVPFGMGQVLNTGKVDTAALMQAYAENLRERGLLISERLDYNQLDLTTGVGYKNIQAKKIVFAEGFGLKQNPYFDSSKLKGNKGELLIVDVPDLKLDFVLKTDVFIIPLGGTRFSVGATYNWQDKTLDPTDEGKEKLLKALEKLIELEYTVVEHRVGIRPTTADRRPLVGVHPEYTQIAMLNGLGTRGIMIGPTVAHQLYEHLEHDQPLPEEIDIKRFYRN; this comes from the coding sequence ATGAAAACCGAAGTAGACTATATCGTAGTTGGGCTGGGCTTGGCCGGGATCAACTTTGTGGAGCTCTTGCAAAAGCAGGGCAAGTCCTTTGTGGTCTTTGACAGCGGTGAAAATTATTCCTCCTGGGTTTCTGGAGGTTTATATAACCCTGTGATCTTAAAACGGCTTACACTTTCTTGGAATGCTGCGGAGCAGTTAGACCGGGCTTTGCCGGTTTACTGTGAAATAGAAGCGCGATTGGGTAAGACCTTTGATCATAAATTGCCCGTACATAAAAAGTTTCAGTCCTATGAAGATCTGAACAATTGGACAATTGCCACCGACAAACCTCATTTAAAACCCTATTTGAATCCTACTCCTATTAGCAATGCACCAAAAGGGGTCAAGGTTCCTTTTGGAATGGGACAGGTATTGAACACCGGGAAGGTGGATACTGCTGCACTCATGCAAGCTTATGCAGAGAATTTGCGCGAGCGGGGTTTGCTAATCAGTGAACGCCTCGATTACAACCAGCTCGATCTGACTACAGGCGTTGGCTACAAGAATATCCAGGCAAAGAAGATTGTTTTTGCAGAAGGATTTGGCTTAAAGCAGAACCCTTATTTCGACTCTTCTAAATTAAAAGGTAACAAAGGGGAATTGCTTATCGTTGATGTGCCGGATCTCAAACTTGATTTTGTCTTAAAGACCGATGTTTTCATCATCCCCTTGGGTGGTACTCGATTCTCTGTTGGGGCTACTTACAATTGGCAGGATAAAACCCTGGACCCAACCGACGAAGGCAAAGAAAAGTTGCTTAAGGCCTTAGAAAAACTCATCGAACTAGAATATACGGTTGTAGAACATCGTGTTGGGATAAGACCCACAACTGCAGATCGCCGTCCGCTAGTGGGTGTGCATCCGGAGTATACACAAATAGCTATGCTTAACGGTTTGGGTACGCGCGGAATTATGATTGGACCAACGGTTGCGCATCAGTTATATGAGCATCTGGAGCACGATCAGCCCTTACCAGAAGAAATAGATATTAAGCGTTTTTATCGTAATTGA
- the gldN gene encoding gliding motility protein GldN — translation MKSRIALVFVMTLMVSFTTLAQRNILNAKTPEEIGMKTAEQIAYDNDEPLPYGYVDERDVLWSKTTWEIIDLDERVNFPLYYPIDTNNIGADRRSLYDVLVKNIKDGTIEHVYADSYFTEKRTLNDISASLRYTDTTDAGIRQFNAEGRVDDEYIRKFDLGAADILEWHIRGYWYLDKRQGELKYRLLGLAPVAPEARSLAFPDQATDKVELFWVWFPSARKVLHEAKAFNRLNTSQPISFDHILNSRRFNGIIYREDNVQGDRQVKDYISDNALMQLLESDRIKERIRNLEMDMWNY, via the coding sequence ATGAAGTCAAGAATTGCTTTGGTATTTGTAATGACCTTGATGGTAAGCTTTACCACCTTGGCCCAGCGCAACATACTCAATGCCAAGACTCCCGAGGAGATCGGAATGAAGACGGCAGAACAGATCGCTTACGATAATGACGAACCGCTACCTTACGGTTACGTAGATGAGCGTGACGTATTGTGGTCTAAGACCACCTGGGAGATCATTGACTTGGACGAGCGTGTAAACTTTCCGCTTTATTACCCAATTGACACCAACAACATCGGTGCGGACAGACGTTCGCTTTACGATGTACTGGTGAAGAACATCAAGGACGGTACTATTGAGCATGTTTACGCGGACTCTTACTTTACAGAAAAACGTACCCTAAACGATATCAGTGCTTCTTTGCGCTATACAGACACTACCGATGCCGGTATCCGTCAGTTCAACGCAGAAGGCCGTGTGGACGATGAATACATCCGTAAATTCGACTTGGGTGCAGCAGATATCTTGGAATGGCACATACGCGGTTACTGGTACCTTGACAAGCGTCAGGGGGAATTGAAGTACCGTTTGCTAGGATTGGCTCCGGTTGCCCCGGAAGCGCGTTCTTTGGCTTTCCCAGATCAAGCAACAGACAAAGTAGAACTGTTTTGGGTTTGGTTCCCAAGCGCCCGTAAGGTGCTGCACGAGGCAAAAGCGTTCAATCGCCTAAACACCTCCCAACCTATATCGTTCGACCATATCTTGAATTCTAGACGCTTTAATGGTATAATCTATCGCGAGGACAATGTCCAAGGAGACCGACAGGTTAAGGATTATATTAGCGATAACGCACTCATGCAATTGCTTGAGTCCGACAGAATCAAAGAAAGGATCCGCAATCTAGAAATGGATATGTGGAACTATTAA